The following are from one region of the Erwinia billingiae Eb661 genome:
- a CDS encoding gluconeogenesis factor YvcK family protein encodes MRNRTLADLDRVVALGGGHGLGRVMSALSPLGSRLTGIVTTTDNGGSTGRIRRSEGGIAWGDMRNCLNQLIAEPSVASAMFEYRFSGNGELAGHNLGNLMLKALDHLSVRPFEAINLIRNLLKVDAFLIPMSEQPVDLVAVDSEGNQIYGETEIDQMQLPPQELLLSPNVSATREAIEAVGEADLILIGPGSFYTSLMPLLLMPDMAQALRRTPATMVFIGNLGKELSPAAAQLTLAGKLEMMEKYIGKKVIDAVVVGPAVDISNVSGRLIIQEPLEAADIKYRHDRQLLHIALEHAIQAIQ; translated from the coding sequence ATGCGTAATCGCACATTAGCCGATCTCGACAGAGTGGTGGCTTTAGGTGGCGGACATGGCCTTGGCCGTGTGATGTCTGCCCTTTCCCCTTTGGGTTCGCGCCTTACCGGCATTGTTACCACAACCGACAACGGCGGCTCCACCGGACGCATCCGCCGTTCAGAAGGCGGCATCGCCTGGGGCGACATGCGCAACTGCCTGAATCAGCTGATCGCCGAACCCAGCGTCGCCTCGGCGATGTTCGAATATCGCTTTAGCGGTAACGGTGAGCTGGCCGGTCACAATCTCGGCAACCTGATGCTGAAAGCGCTGGATCACCTTAGCGTACGGCCGTTTGAAGCCATCAACCTGATCCGCAATCTGCTGAAGGTCGACGCCTTTCTGATCCCGATGTCCGAGCAGCCGGTCGATCTGGTGGCGGTCGACAGCGAAGGCAACCAGATCTACGGCGAAACCGAGATTGACCAGATGCAGCTTCCGCCGCAGGAACTGCTGCTTTCCCCCAACGTCAGCGCCACCCGCGAAGCGATTGAAGCGGTGGGCGAAGCGGATTTGATCCTGATTGGCCCCGGCAGCTTCTACACCAGCCTGATGCCGCTGCTACTGATGCCGGATATGGCACAGGCACTACGCCGCACGCCCGCCACCATGGTCTTTATCGGCAACCTCGGGAAAGAATTAAGCCCGGCGGCCGCGCAGCTGACGCTGGCGGGCAAGCTGGAGATGATGGAAAAATATATTGGCAAGAAAGTGATTGATGCGGTGGTGGTTGGCCCGGCGGTGGACATCAGCAATGTCAGCGGCCGGCTGATTATTCAGGAACCGCTGGAAGCGGCGGATATCAAATACCGCCACGATCGTCAGTTGCTGCATATCGCGCTGGAACACGCAATTCAGGCCATTCAGTAA
- the moaA gene encoding GTP 3',8-cyclase MoaA, with translation MVSQFQDSFDRKFYYLRLSITDVCNFRCNYCLPDGYKPQGNSNKSFLSLDEIRRITRAFAAAGTEKVRLTGGEPSLRRDFTEIIAAVRENSAIRQLAVTTNGYRLARDVAQWRDAGLTALNVSIDSLDARQFHAITGQDKFQQVMNGIDAAFEAGFSKVKVNTVLMRDVNHNSLQTFLDWIRTRPIQLRFIELMETGDGGDLFRKHHISGEVIRASLLLQGWERQVSERSAGPAQVFRHPDYQGEIGLIMPYEKDFCATCNRLRVSATGKLHLCLFGDGGVSLRDLLQDDNQQDALQERIAASLRTKKQTHFLHQGNTGITQNLSYIGG, from the coding sequence CTGGTGTCACAATTTCAAGATAGCTTCGATCGCAAGTTTTACTACCTGCGTCTGTCGATCACTGACGTCTGCAATTTCCGTTGCAACTATTGCCTGCCTGACGGTTACAAGCCGCAGGGCAACAGCAATAAAAGCTTCCTGTCGCTGGATGAAATCCGGCGTATTACCCGTGCCTTCGCGGCCGCGGGGACGGAAAAAGTGCGTCTGACCGGCGGCGAACCCTCGTTGCGCCGCGACTTCACCGAGATTATCGCGGCGGTGCGTGAAAACAGCGCAATCCGCCAACTGGCGGTCACCACCAATGGCTATCGCCTGGCGCGTGACGTTGCCCAATGGCGCGACGCCGGTCTGACGGCACTCAACGTCAGCATAGACAGTCTGGATGCCCGTCAGTTTCATGCCATTACCGGTCAGGATAAATTCCAGCAGGTAATGAACGGCATCGATGCGGCGTTTGAGGCCGGTTTCAGCAAGGTGAAAGTCAATACCGTGCTGATGCGCGACGTCAATCATAACAGTCTGCAAACCTTCCTTGACTGGATCCGCACCCGTCCCATTCAGCTACGCTTTATCGAGCTGATGGAAACCGGCGACGGCGGCGACCTGTTCCGCAAACACCATATTTCCGGCGAGGTGATCCGCGCCAGCCTGTTGCTACAGGGATGGGAGCGGCAGGTCAGTGAACGCAGTGCCGGACCGGCGCAGGTGTTCCGTCATCCGGATTATCAGGGCGAGATTGGCCTGATCATGCCTTACGAAAAAGATTTCTGTGCCACCTGTAACCGTCTGCGGGTTTCCGCTACCGGCAAGCTGCATCTGTGCCTGTTTGGCGATGGCGGCGTGTCGCTACGTGACCTGCTGCAAGACGACAATCAGCAGGATGCGTTACAGGAGCGGATTGCCGCCAGCCTGCGCACCAAAAAGCAGACGCATTTCCTGCATCAGGGCAATACCGGCATTACGCAGAATCTCTCTTATATCGGCGGTTAA